In Paenarthrobacter sp. GOM3, a single window of DNA contains:
- a CDS encoding M1 family metallopeptidase has protein sequence MTAPITTPMTEADPYTLDHGSTSYRVDRYELDLDVRLGSNKLIGKAVLRCTALEPTAQIVLDLVGLRATKVQLDGKKLQKFSHRAQHLVMTLPSALKPGQQFSLEIRYDGNPQPRRGLWGDVGWEELNDGVLVAGQPNGAASWFPCNDHPRYKSSFLISVTTDDNYRPVCNGRLVSHSRKSSRETWVYEQAEPMATYLATVQIGRYIKVPLQADDSHHRVPQFVAVTPEMAADALQGLGRQPDMMRTFEDCFGPYPFSDYTSVVTEDELEIPLEAQTVSIFGRNHMRDAWDSQRLIAHELSHQWFGNSLTVNSWKDIWLHEGFACYAEWLWSEESRTMTVAARATAAWKRLDVGPQDLLVGDPGPELMFDDRVYKRGALAVHAVRMAAGDEAFFGFLQHWTALNRHGSVSTESFIVAADAFIPGFDADAILRPWLYEAALPALPSPR, from the coding sequence ATGACCGCACCAATCACTACCCCCATGACCGAAGCCGACCCCTACACCCTGGACCATGGCAGCACCAGCTACCGTGTGGACCGGTACGAGTTGGACCTCGATGTCAGGCTGGGCAGCAACAAGCTGATCGGCAAGGCGGTCCTGCGCTGCACGGCTTTGGAACCGACAGCGCAGATTGTCCTGGACCTGGTGGGTTTGCGTGCCACCAAGGTCCAGCTGGACGGCAAGAAACTCCAGAAATTCAGCCACAGGGCCCAGCACCTGGTTATGACTCTCCCGTCCGCACTCAAGCCCGGCCAACAGTTTTCACTGGAGATCCGCTACGACGGCAACCCTCAGCCCCGCCGTGGACTGTGGGGAGATGTTGGCTGGGAGGAATTGAACGACGGCGTACTGGTCGCCGGCCAGCCCAACGGAGCAGCGTCCTGGTTCCCCTGCAACGACCACCCCCGTTACAAATCGAGCTTCCTCATCTCGGTCACCACCGATGACAACTACCGGCCTGTGTGTAACGGGCGGCTCGTATCGCACTCCCGCAAGTCGAGCAGGGAAACGTGGGTCTACGAACAGGCTGAGCCCATGGCCACGTACCTCGCTACCGTACAGATCGGCCGTTACATCAAGGTCCCGCTGCAGGCCGACGATTCCCACCACAGGGTCCCCCAGTTCGTCGCCGTCACTCCCGAAATGGCAGCAGACGCCCTGCAGGGGCTGGGACGCCAGCCGGACATGATGCGGACCTTCGAGGATTGCTTCGGACCCTACCCCTTCAGCGATTACACGTCCGTGGTCACCGAAGACGAACTGGAAATTCCGTTGGAGGCACAAACGGTCTCCATTTTCGGTCGCAACCATATGCGTGACGCCTGGGACTCGCAGCGGCTGATCGCCCACGAACTCTCGCACCAGTGGTTCGGGAACTCGCTCACCGTCAACAGCTGGAAGGACATTTGGCTGCATGAAGGCTTCGCCTGTTACGCCGAGTGGTTGTGGTCCGAGGAGTCCAGGACCATGACGGTTGCAGCACGGGCAACGGCCGCGTGGAAGAGGCTCGACGTCGGGCCGCAGGACCTTCTGGTGGGCGACCCCGGCCCGGAGCTGATGTTCGACGACCGGGTCTACAAGCGTGGGGCTTTGGCGGTTCACGCAGTGCGGATGGCGGCCGGTGACGAGGCGTTCTTCGGTTTCCTGCAGCATTGGACGGCCTTGAACCGGCACGGATCAGTGTCCACGGAATCGTTCATCGTGGCTGCGGACGCGTTCATTCCGGGGTTTGATGCTGATGCGATTCTCCGGCCATGGCTGTACGAGGCGGCGCTTCCCGCCCTGCCTTCACCGCGTTAG